Proteins encoded within one genomic window of Streptomyces profundus:
- a CDS encoding abortive infection protein translates to MAVLPVRGVCYDAGVRYAKDFHSRPHWHPDDVRRDMTAIRDDLSCNAVSIMATDPRRLIEAADIAAELGLHAWLQPRLIEARHGAIESVMRELGPAAERLSSRHGRVGINVGCELTLTSRGIVPGRSFDHRGERLPRLIGKRKHKFDRALNGLLDRLVTAVRESFGGPITYGAGDWESVDWSRFGYVGLDTYRDERNAAFYTDQVKRHVEAGKPVLITEFGSCAYRGAAERGGSGYDVFDHRTDPPSITADVIRDEQVQADYLTESIDALTSAAVHGTFVFAFSEPMLVHTDDPTTDADLASFGIVKITRPAGPGPDESEQWTPKAALHAVARRYETLAPDDAAPTPRPAG, encoded by the coding sequence GTGGCCGTCCTTCCCGTCCGAGGTGTCTGTTACGACGCCGGCGTCCGCTACGCCAAGGACTTCCACTCCCGCCCCCACTGGCACCCGGACGACGTGCGCCGCGATATGACCGCCATCCGGGATGACCTGTCCTGCAACGCCGTCTCCATCATGGCCACCGACCCGCGGCGGCTGATCGAAGCGGCGGACATCGCCGCCGAACTGGGCCTGCACGCCTGGCTGCAACCCCGGCTCATCGAGGCTCGACACGGCGCGATCGAGTCCGTCATGCGCGAACTGGGCCCGGCCGCGGAGCGCCTGAGTTCGCGGCACGGGCGCGTCGGGATCAACGTCGGCTGTGAGCTGACCCTCACCAGCCGGGGCATCGTGCCGGGACGCTCGTTCGACCACCGAGGAGAGCGGCTCCCGCGGCTGATCGGCAAGCGGAAGCACAAGTTCGACCGGGCGCTCAACGGGCTCCTCGACCGCCTGGTCACCGCCGTACGGGAGTCCTTCGGCGGCCCGATCACCTACGGCGCGGGCGACTGGGAGTCGGTCGACTGGTCCCGTTTCGGCTACGTCGGCCTGGACACCTACCGCGACGAACGCAACGCGGCGTTCTACACCGACCAGGTCAAGCGGCACGTCGAGGCCGGCAAGCCCGTGCTGATCACCGAGTTCGGCTCCTGCGCCTACCGGGGCGCGGCCGAACGCGGCGGGTCGGGATACGACGTCTTCGACCACCGCACCGACCCACCCAGCATCACCGCCGACGTGATCCGCGACGAGCAGGTCCAGGCCGACTACCTCACCGAGTCGATCGACGCCCTCACCTCGGCCGCCGTGCACGGCACTTTCGTGTTCGCCTTCAGCGAGCCCATGCTGGTCCACACCGACGACCCCACCACCGACGCCGACCTGGCCAGCTTCGGCATCGTCAAGATCACCCGTCCAGCCGGCCCAGGCCCGGACGAGTCCGAGCAGTGGACGCCCAAGGCCGCCCTGCACGCCGTCGCACGACGGTACGAGACCTTGGCGCCCGACGACGCCGCCCCCACCCCACGCCCGGCAGGTTGA
- a CDS encoding glycoside hydrolase family 43 protein — protein sequence MPKSPVPARRSLTAAGALALAALVPTAPAAHAAAAPLLVIDTDFPDPDIVSADGTLWAYATNAEAGNVQTASAPSPEGPWTRGPDALPTLGDWAREGLTWAPEVTPQPDGSYVLYYTARDIASDRQCLGTAVSDTPGGPFTPVGEGPLVCPADEGGAIDATTFTDDDGTPYLLYKNDGNAVGVDTWIYLQRLTPDGLGFAGDRVPLLKQDRPEEGGLIEAPTLVKRDGVYVLFYSAGFYGDGSYFTGYATAPALTGPYAKSDEPLMNTENTGITGPGGQDVIPGADGDWLAFHGVLSEDPLVRGMYVTPLRWDGGTPSID from the coding sequence ATGCCCAAGTCGCCCGTGCCCGCCCGTCGTTCGCTGACCGCCGCCGGGGCGCTCGCCCTCGCAGCGCTGGTGCCCACCGCCCCGGCGGCGCACGCGGCGGCGGCGCCCCTGCTGGTGATCGACACGGACTTCCCCGACCCCGACATCGTCTCGGCGGACGGCACCCTCTGGGCCTACGCCACCAACGCCGAGGCCGGCAATGTGCAGACGGCGAGCGCGCCCTCGCCCGAGGGGCCCTGGACCCGTGGGCCCGACGCGTTGCCCACCCTCGGCGACTGGGCCCGCGAGGGCCTGACCTGGGCGCCCGAGGTGACCCCGCAGCCCGACGGCTCCTATGTCCTGTACTACACGGCCCGCGATATCGCCTCCGACCGCCAGTGCCTGGGCACCGCCGTCTCGGACACCCCGGGCGGGCCCTTCACGCCGGTGGGCGAGGGGCCGCTGGTCTGCCCGGCCGACGAGGGCGGCGCCATCGACGCCACCACGTTCACCGACGACGACGGCACCCCGTATCTGCTCTACAAGAACGACGGCAACGCGGTGGGCGTCGACACCTGGATCTACCTCCAGCGACTCACCCCGGACGGCCTCGGGTTCGCCGGTGACCGGGTCCCGCTCCTCAAGCAGGACCGGCCCGAGGAGGGCGGGCTGATCGAGGCGCCCACCCTGGTCAAGCGGGACGGGGTGTATGTCCTGTTCTACTCCGCCGGTTTCTACGGCGACGGCAGCTACTTCACGGGCTACGCCACCGCTCCCGCGCTCACCGGCCCCTACGCCAAGTCGGACGAGCCGCTGATGAACACCGAGAACACCGGGATCACCGGGCCCGGCGGGCAGGATGTCATCCCGGGCGCCGACGGGGACTGGCTGGCCTTCCACGGCGTGCTCTCCGAGGACCCGCTGGTGCGCGGCATGTATGTGACGCCGCTGCGTTGGGACGGCGGCACCCCGTCGATCGACTGA
- a CDS encoding Gfo/Idh/MocA family protein, whose product MGGSLNPTRVGIVGVGAISGQYLDYFDQHGADAGVRLTAVADLNPERARAAVEGREEVRASTPDEVYAADDVDIVLNLTIPAAHAAVGLAAVAGGKHVYGEKPLAANAVDARALLAAAGEAGLRVGSAPDTVLGQGTQTARALIDDGRIGQPVAATAFFACPGHERWHPNPDFYYQPGGGPLFDMGPYYLSALVHLLGPVESVYGAASRSGAERAVGSGERAGERFPVDVETHVTGVLRHENGALSTVLMSFDVQRHELPRIEVHGTGGSVSVPDPNRFEGPVRLATPGSEGWQDVPLTHGYAAAGRGLGLADLARALRTDTPARATGEVALHVLDVMEALLKASAENRVVRPASSCARPPLVPESARVAVD is encoded by the coding sequence GTGGGCGGCTCGTTGAACCCGACCCGGGTGGGAATCGTCGGTGTTGGCGCCATCAGCGGTCAGTATCTCGACTACTTCGATCAGCACGGGGCGGATGCGGGCGTCCGCCTCACCGCCGTCGCCGATCTCAACCCCGAACGGGCCCGCGCGGCCGTCGAGGGCCGGGAGGAGGTGCGGGCCAGCACCCCGGACGAGGTCTACGCCGCCGACGACGTGGACATCGTCCTCAACCTGACCATCCCGGCCGCGCACGCGGCCGTCGGCCTGGCGGCCGTCGCCGGCGGCAAGCATGTCTACGGTGAGAAGCCGCTGGCCGCCAACGCGGTCGACGCCCGGGCCCTGTTGGCCGCCGCGGGGGAGGCGGGGCTGCGCGTCGGTTCGGCGCCCGACACCGTCCTCGGGCAGGGCACCCAGACCGCGCGGGCGCTGATCGACGACGGGCGGATCGGTCAACCCGTCGCCGCCACCGCGTTCTTCGCCTGCCCGGGGCACGAGCGCTGGCACCCCAACCCGGACTTCTACTACCAGCCGGGCGGCGGCCCGCTGTTCGACATGGGCCCCTACTATCTGAGCGCGCTGGTCCACCTGTTGGGGCCGGTCGAGTCCGTCTACGGCGCGGCCAGCAGGAGCGGCGCCGAGCGGGCCGTCGGGTCGGGGGAGCGGGCCGGCGAGCGCTTCCCCGTCGATGTGGAGACCCATGTCACCGGGGTGCTCCGGCATGAGAACGGGGCGCTCAGCACGGTGTTGATGAGCTTCGACGTGCAGAGGCACGAGCTGCCCAGGATCGAGGTGCACGGCACCGGCGGCAGCGTCTCCGTTCCCGATCCCAACCGGTTCGAAGGGCCCGTGCGGTTGGCCACGCCGGGGTCCGAGGGGTGGCAGGACGTGCCGCTGACCCACGGATACGCGGCGGCCGGGCGCGGCCTCGGGCTGGCCGATCTGGCGCGCGCCCTGCGCACCGACACGCCGGCGCGGGCGACGGGGGAGGTCGCGCTCCATGTGCTGGACGTGATGGAGGCGTTGCTGAAGGCGTCGGCGGAGAACCGGGTGGTCCGGCCGGCGAGCAGCTGCGCACGTCCGCCGCTGGTACCGGAGTCGGCCCGGGTCGCCGTGGACTGA
- a CDS encoding carbohydrate ABC transporter permease has translation MSTTSSRPDATDSPVESKAGQHPAPPTARPRTKQTGWLFVVPFAVAFALFMIWPIVQGLWMSFTDESLTLSSTEFVGFDNFAEAFGDPDVWSSLGNTLFFTVITVVPLVLVALGMALLVHTGLAGQWVWRLSFFAPFLLPVSVVTIIWQWLYQPDLGMANQALEKLGLEPVGWLSDEQVAMWSIAALTVWWTVGFNFLLYLAALQSLPDQLYEAAALDGAGAWRRLFSITLPQLKRTTGLVAMLQILASLKVFDQIYILTKGGPNNSTRPILEYIYDVGFTGYRLGYASAISYLFFALIIVISIAQLRIFPRQEG, from the coding sequence GTGAGCACGACCTCATCGCGCCCCGACGCGACCGACAGCCCCGTGGAATCCAAGGCCGGCCAGCACCCGGCCCCCCCGACCGCGCGACCGCGGACGAAGCAGACCGGCTGGCTGTTCGTCGTCCCCTTCGCCGTGGCCTTCGCGCTCTTTATGATCTGGCCGATCGTCCAGGGCCTGTGGATGAGCTTCACTGATGAGTCATTGACGCTCAGCAGTACGGAATTCGTCGGCTTTGACAACTTCGCCGAGGCTTTTGGCGACCCCGATGTGTGGAGCAGCCTCGGCAACACCCTCTTCTTCACCGTGATCACGGTGGTCCCGCTGGTGCTCGTGGCGCTGGGCATGGCGCTGCTGGTGCACACCGGGCTTGCCGGCCAGTGGGTCTGGCGGCTGTCGTTCTTCGCGCCCTTCCTGCTGCCGGTCAGCGTGGTCACCATCATCTGGCAGTGGCTGTACCAGCCGGACCTCGGCATGGCCAACCAGGCGCTGGAGAAGCTCGGTCTTGAGCCCGTCGGCTGGCTCTCCGACGAGCAGGTCGCCATGTGGTCCATCGCGGCTCTGACCGTCTGGTGGACGGTCGGCTTTAACTTCCTTCTCTATCTGGCCGCTTTGCAGTCGCTTCCCGACCAGTTGTATGAGGCCGCGGCGCTGGACGGAGCCGGTGCCTGGCGGCGGCTGTTCTCGATCACCCTGCCGCAGCTGAAGCGCACCACGGGGCTGGTGGCGATGCTCCAGATCCTCGCCTCGCTCAAGGTGTTCGACCAGATCTACATCCTCACCAAGGGCGGCCCCAACAACTCCACCCGGCCGATCCTCGAATACATCTACGACGTCGGCTTCACCGGCTACCGACTGGGCTACGCCTCCGCCATCTCGTACCTGTTCTTCGCCCTGATCATCGTCATCTCCATCGCCCAGCTGCGGATCTTCCCGCGTCAGGAGGGCTGA
- a CDS encoding HAD family hydrolase produces MERLVLWDIDHTLVEMRGVGGELFGRAFARVTGWRMERQAAVDGMTDPVIFRETAALHGVTTGRREFEEFARALGEEHARAVAEIRSRGVALPGAASALAALAEAGVRQGVVTGNVRSSARVKLAAFGLDSFVDWEAGAYGEDAETRPELVRIALKRAGSPAVGRVSLLGDTPADVRAAVEVGVRAVGVATGRSTEAELAEAGADSTLPGLDDTKRVVSAALGAR; encoded by the coding sequence ATGGAACGGCTGGTGCTCTGGGATATCGACCACACTTTGGTGGAGATGCGGGGTGTGGGCGGGGAGTTGTTCGGGCGTGCGTTCGCCCGGGTGACCGGGTGGCGTATGGAGCGCCAGGCCGCTGTGGACGGGATGACCGATCCGGTGATCTTCCGGGAAACGGCCGCACTGCACGGGGTGACCACCGGGCGGCGTGAGTTCGAGGAGTTCGCGAGGGCGTTGGGCGAGGAGCATGCCCGGGCTGTGGCGGAGATCCGGTCTCGGGGGGTCGCGCTGCCGGGGGCGGCGTCCGCGCTGGCCGCGTTGGCCGAGGCGGGTGTCCGGCAGGGCGTCGTCACGGGGAACGTTCGGTCCAGTGCGCGGGTCAAGTTGGCGGCCTTCGGCCTTGACTCCTTCGTCGACTGGGAGGCCGGCGCCTATGGGGAGGACGCCGAGACGCGGCCCGAGCTGGTGCGTATCGCGCTGAAGCGGGCGGGCAGTCCTGCGGTCGGCCGGGTATCGCTTCTGGGGGACACGCCCGCGGATGTCAGGGCGGCTGTCGAGGTCGGCGTCCGCGCTGTCGGCGTGGCCACCGGTCGTAGCACCGAGGCTGAACTGGCGGAGGCGGGCGCGGATTCCACGCTTCCCGGCCTCGACGACACGAAACGCGTCGTCAGCGCGGCGCTCGGCGCCCGCTGA
- a CDS encoding extracellular solute-binding protein, which translates to MSFDHSGHGGGFRMGRRGLLRWGLAGAGAVAAPSLLAGCASPASPSGSSSLRVWDLFSGGDGVLMDEMLETVTSGPDSFSIDRTILEWGPSYYTKLAMAAAGGRAPEVAVLHLSRLAGYAPGGLLDPFDLDVLAEFGVGEEHFAPAIWERAKWEGGVYAIPLDTHPFIVFYDKELADQAGLLDSDGELAPIGSPDRMLAASDALASAQGAAGVLFGHVGDQSQCWRLFNGLYAQTGSEWVLPEGGEPQVDRDAAVRVITFMTELFDGDRNPNHLDYNGAMAAFQGSRGAMIFSGEWELPNMTVTGRPLGAAPFPTIFDQPAVHADSHSYVLPRQERVDEARRREAHRFVATMLKASYTWASAGHIPAYQPVIADERYADLDPQASYAGASEIAVLDPANWFTGSGSNFQNQMTQPMTSALLGNTSPERAVEQMVSASASMLDQPNPVA; encoded by the coding sequence ATGAGCTTCGATCATTCCGGACATGGCGGCGGTTTCCGGATGGGCCGCCGGGGACTGCTCCGGTGGGGACTCGCCGGGGCGGGAGCGGTCGCCGCACCGAGTCTGCTGGCTGGCTGCGCGTCGCCGGCATCGCCCTCCGGCTCCTCCTCGCTGCGGGTGTGGGACCTCTTCTCCGGCGGCGACGGCGTGTTGATGGACGAGATGCTGGAGACGGTCACCTCGGGGCCCGACTCCTTCTCGATCGACCGGACGATCCTGGAGTGGGGCCCCTCCTACTACACCAAGCTCGCCATGGCGGCGGCCGGCGGGCGGGCGCCCGAGGTGGCGGTGCTCCATCTCTCCCGACTGGCCGGCTACGCCCCGGGCGGCCTGCTCGACCCCTTCGATCTCGATGTGCTCGCCGAGTTCGGCGTGGGCGAGGAGCACTTCGCGCCCGCGATCTGGGAGCGCGCGAAGTGGGAGGGCGGCGTCTACGCGATCCCCCTGGATACCCATCCCTTCATCGTCTTCTATGACAAAGAGCTGGCCGACCAGGCCGGACTGCTGGACAGCGACGGGGAGTTGGCGCCGATCGGCTCGCCGGACCGGATGCTGGCGGCGAGCGACGCGCTCGCCTCCGCGCAGGGCGCCGCCGGGGTGCTCTTCGGGCATGTGGGCGACCAGTCCCAGTGTTGGCGGCTGTTCAACGGCCTCTACGCCCAGACCGGCTCCGAGTGGGTGCTGCCGGAGGGCGGGGAGCCCCAGGTCGACAGGGACGCGGCCGTCCGCGTGATCACCTTTATGACGGAGCTGTTCGACGGTGACCGGAACCCCAACCACCTTGACTACAACGGTGCGATGGCTGCCTTCCAGGGGAGCCGGGGCGCCATGATCTTCTCCGGGGAGTGGGAACTGCCCAACATGACCGTCACCGGCCGACCGTTGGGCGCGGCACCCTTTCCCACCATCTTCGACCAGCCCGCGGTACACGCCGACTCGCACAGCTATGTGTTGCCCCGGCAGGAGCGGGTGGACGAGGCCCGCCGTCGGGAGGCGCACCGTTTCGTCGCCACCATGCTCAAGGCCAGCTACACCTGGGCGTCCGCCGGCCATATCCCCGCCTACCAGCCGGTGATCGCGGACGAGCGCTATGCCGACCTCGACCCCCAGGCGTCCTATGCCGGGGCCTCGGAGATCGCCGTGCTCGACCCGGCCAACTGGTTCACCGGTTCGGGATCCAACTTCCAGAACCAGATGACGCAGCCGATGACGTCGGCGCTGCTGGGCAACACGTCGCCCGAGCGAGCCGTGGAGCAGATGGTCAGCGCGTCCGCCTCGATGCTCGACCAGCCCAACCCGGTCGCGTGA
- a CDS encoding ThuA domain-containing protein: MPTAEAPRRALVIRGGWEGHAPIETTDLFLPSLREQGFEVTVSDTLDAYLDAEALAATDLIVQCWTMGEITRDQSDGLAAAVRAGTGLAGWHGGICDAFRANTAYQWLTGGQFVMHPAEWLDHTVDILPERADHPVVRELPARIPLHTEQYLVHTAPDVEVLATTTFATDDPGVPAEARGVTCPAVWTRQWGEGRVFVNTIGHKLDDLQDPTVRTLTERGLLWAAR, translated from the coding sequence ATGCCCACCGCCGAAGCCCCCCGTCGGGCCCTGGTGATCCGTGGTGGCTGGGAAGGCCACGCCCCCATCGAGACCACCGACCTGTTTCTGCCGTCGCTGCGCGAACAGGGCTTTGAGGTGACCGTATCCGACACTCTTGACGCCTATCTTGACGCCGAGGCGCTTGCCGCGACCGATCTGATCGTCCAGTGCTGGACCATGGGCGAGATCACCCGGGATCAGTCCGACGGCCTGGCCGCCGCCGTCCGGGCCGGTACCGGGTTGGCCGGTTGGCATGGCGGCATCTGTGACGCGTTCCGGGCGAACACCGCCTATCAGTGGCTCACCGGGGGGCAGTTCGTGATGCACCCCGCCGAGTGGCTCGACCACACCGTCGACATCCTGCCCGAGCGGGCCGATCACCCCGTGGTGCGGGAGCTGCCGGCCCGCATCCCGCTCCACACCGAGCAGTATCTGGTGCACACCGCGCCCGATGTCGAGGTGTTGGCCACCACCACCTTCGCGACCGACGACCCCGGGGTGCCGGCGGAGGCCAGGGGGGTGACCTGTCCGGCCGTCTGGACGCGGCAGTGGGGCGAGGGCCGCGTCTTTGTGAACACCATCGGCCACAAGCTGGACGATCTCCAGGACCCGACCGTGCGGACGCTGACCGAGAGGGGGCTGCTGTGGGCGGCTCGTTGA
- a CDS encoding carbohydrate ABC transporter permease gives MGRRPRRKQATEEGAPLLLGHGRLPRALASVALVVFAGLWLLPFVWAIATSFQSEQDVATPGLNPIKGALTLEPYRTVLDRGNIPIWAFNSILIAALVTLITIVISTLAAYGLSRGTFKGRKLLLGVTVASIMVPPQLLIVPLFQEMLAFNLVDTYWAVILPQVVAPMMVFILKRFFDGIPRELEEAARIDGASDLRVFWSIVLPLSRPIVAAVSVFVFIGAWNNFLWPFIVTNDPNLMTLPVGLATVEDAYGVVYAQSMASALIAAAPLIVVFLFFQRRIVKSVATTGLGGT, from the coding sequence ATGGGCCGTCGCCCCCGCCGCAAGCAGGCGACGGAGGAGGGCGCCCCGTTGCTGCTGGGCCACGGTCGGCTGCCCCGGGCCCTGGCCAGCGTGGCCCTGGTGGTGTTCGCCGGGCTGTGGCTGCTGCCCTTTGTCTGGGCGATCGCCACCTCGTTCCAGAGCGAACAGGATGTGGCCACCCCCGGGCTCAACCCGATCAAGGGCGCGCTGACTCTTGAGCCCTACCGCACCGTTCTGGATCGCGGCAACATCCCGATCTGGGCCTTCAACAGCATTCTGATCGCCGCCCTGGTCACGCTCATCACCATCGTGATCTCGACCCTGGCCGCCTACGGTCTCTCCCGGGGCACCTTCAAGGGCCGCAAGCTGCTGCTCGGCGTCACCGTCGCCTCGATCATGGTCCCGCCGCAACTGCTCATCGTGCCGCTGTTCCAGGAGATGCTCGCGTTCAACCTGGTGGACACCTACTGGGCGGTGATCCTCCCGCAGGTGGTGGCGCCGATGATGGTGTTCATCCTGAAGCGCTTCTTCGACGGCATCCCCCGGGAGTTGGAGGAGGCCGCCCGCATCGACGGGGCCTCCGACCTCCGGGTCTTCTGGTCGATCGTGCTGCCGCTGTCCCGCCCGATCGTCGCCGCCGTCTCGGTGTTCGTCTTCATCGGCGCGTGGAACAACTTCCTGTGGCCCTTCATCGTCACCAACGACCCCAACCTGATGACCCTCCCGGTCGGCCTGGCCACCGTTGAGGACGCCTATGGCGTGGTCTACGCCCAGAGCATGGCCTCGGCCCTGATCGCCGCGGCGCCGCTGATCGTCGTCTTCCTCTTCTTCCAGCGGCGCATCGTCAAGTCCGTGGCCACCACGGGTCTGGGCGGCACCTGA
- a CDS encoding glycoside hydrolase family 2 protein, with amino-acid sequence MPSPSAIPRPEYPRPQFVRGDWLNLNGTWQFEFDRGDSGIDRGLLERDLNGEIIVPFCPESELSGIGETDFLEAVWYRRTATVPADWAGRRVLLHFQAVDYDTTVWVNGTQVVRHRGGFTPFTADLGDVARAGEEITIVVRARDPKSGPQARGKQAIRYANTDCHYTRTTGIWQTVWLEPVAHDHLKRPRITPDLAGSAFHLELPLSGNRPGHTVRAVLSDADGEVAVAEARADLDLAPRLYLPVPADRRRVWSTGDPHLYDLRLELRDADGTVLDGAESYAGLRSVGIDGKAITINGEKVFQRLVLDQGWYPDGLMTAPSDEALLRDIELSLEAGFNGARLHQKVFEERFLYHADRLGYLVWGEFGDWGCNVGGRGDDNQQPDASYVAQWLEAVERDYSHPSIIGWCPLNETYQGLSDRITQLDVITRGMFLATKAMDTSRPVLDTSGYAHRVQETDVYDSHTYEQNPEAFAKQVGGLSRNEPYVNAYDDGKPWSVPYNGQPYFVSEFGGIWWCPETAAEARGDDRTESWGYGDRPRDEEEFQQRFAGLTGVLLDDPDMFGYCYTQLTDVFQEQNGVYRFDRSVKLDVDRVRAAQLRPAAIEDGEH; translated from the coding sequence GTGCCTTCCCCCTCCGCCATTCCGCGGCCCGAGTACCCACGGCCGCAGTTCGTCCGTGGCGACTGGCTCAACCTCAATGGCACCTGGCAGTTCGAGTTCGACCGTGGCGACAGCGGAATCGACCGCGGACTGCTAGAGCGTGACCTCAACGGCGAGATCATCGTTCCCTTCTGCCCGGAGTCGGAACTCTCCGGCATCGGCGAGACCGACTTCCTGGAAGCGGTCTGGTACCGCCGCACCGCGACCGTGCCCGCCGACTGGGCCGGCCGCAGGGTGCTGTTGCACTTCCAGGCCGTCGACTACGACACCACCGTCTGGGTCAACGGCACCCAGGTCGTCCGCCACCGCGGCGGGTTCACCCCCTTCACCGCCGATCTGGGCGACGTCGCCCGGGCCGGCGAGGAGATCACCATCGTGGTCCGCGCCCGCGACCCCAAGTCGGGCCCGCAGGCGCGCGGCAAGCAGGCCATCCGCTACGCCAACACCGACTGCCACTACACCAGGACCACCGGCATCTGGCAGACCGTGTGGCTGGAGCCCGTCGCCCACGACCACCTCAAGCGGCCCCGGATAACCCCCGACCTGGCCGGCTCCGCGTTCCACCTGGAGCTGCCCCTCTCCGGCAACCGTCCGGGCCACACCGTCCGCGCCGTCCTCAGCGACGCCGACGGCGAGGTGGCCGTCGCCGAGGCCCGCGCCGACCTCGACCTCGCGCCCCGCCTCTACCTCCCCGTCCCGGCCGACCGCCGCCGGGTGTGGAGCACCGGCGACCCGCACCTCTACGACCTGCGCCTCGAACTCCGCGACGCGGACGGCACGGTGCTCGACGGCGCGGAGAGCTACGCCGGCCTGCGCTCCGTCGGCATCGACGGCAAGGCCATCACCATCAACGGCGAGAAGGTCTTCCAGCGCCTCGTCCTGGACCAGGGCTGGTACCCCGACGGCCTGATGACCGCGCCCAGCGACGAGGCCCTGCTGCGCGACATCGAGCTCTCCCTCGAAGCCGGCTTCAACGGCGCCCGGCTGCACCAGAAGGTCTTCGAGGAGCGCTTCCTCTACCACGCGGACCGCCTGGGCTACCTGGTCTGGGGCGAGTTCGGCGACTGGGGCTGCAACGTCGGCGGTCGCGGCGACGACAACCAGCAGCCCGACGCCTCCTATGTCGCGCAGTGGCTGGAGGCCGTCGAGCGGGATTACTCCCACCCGTCGATCATCGGCTGGTGCCCGCTCAACGAGACCTACCAGGGCCTCAGCGACCGCATCACCCAGCTCGACGTCATCACCCGGGGCATGTTCCTCGCCACCAAGGCGATGGACACCAGCCGGCCGGTGCTGGACACCTCCGGCTACGCGCACCGCGTCCAGGAGACCGACGTCTACGACTCGCACACCTACGAGCAGAACCCGGAGGCGTTCGCCAAGCAGGTCGGCGGCCTCAGCAGGAACGAGCCGTATGTCAACGCCTACGACGACGGCAAGCCGTGGTCGGTGCCCTACAACGGACAGCCGTACTTCGTCAGCGAGTTCGGCGGCATCTGGTGGTGCCCGGAGACTGCAGCGGAGGCGCGGGGCGACGACCGCACCGAGTCCTGGGGCTACGGCGACCGGCCGCGCGACGAGGAGGAGTTCCAGCAGCGGTTCGCCGGCCTCACCGGCGTGCTGCTGGACGACCCAGACATGTTCGGCTACTGCTACACGCAGCTGACGGACGTCTTCCAGGAGCAGAACGGCGTCTACCGGTTCGACCGCTCGGTCAAGCTGGACGTCGACCGCGTCCGCGCGGCCCAACTCCGCCCGGCCGCCATCGAGGACGGCGAACACTGA
- a CDS encoding class I SAM-dependent methyltransferase, whose amino-acid sequence MRPFLPAPPVRVLDVGGGPRTHARWLLADGYEVRLIDSVPRHVEQAGRIPGCEAGLDAADGSYDVVLLLGMLYHLPDAADRRRRGPVRGVVGAQGRRAAHRHRGRRNLPLFEALLIAGWGVGRRQAPPRRRQAHRS is encoded by the coding sequence GTGCGGCCGTTTCTACCGGCGCCGCCGGTGCGGGTGTTGGATGTCGGTGGTGGGCCGAGGACGCATGCGCGGTGGCTGCTCGCGGACGGGTACGAGGTGCGGCTGATCGATTCGGTGCCGCGTCATGTCGAGCAGGCCGGCCGCATCCCCGGCTGTGAAGCGGGGCTCGACGCCGCCGACGGCTCCTATGACGTGGTGCTGTTGCTGGGCATGCTCTACCACCTGCCGGATGCGGCTGACCGGCGGCGCCGGGGCCCTGTCCGAGGCGTTGTGGGTGCTCAAGGCCGCCGAGCAGCGCACCGGCACCGGGGTCGCCGGAACTTGCCGCTCTTCGAGGCCCTCCTGATCGCCGGATGGGGTGTCGGCCGTCGGCAGGCGCCCCCGCGCCGCCGGCAGGCACACCGCTCTTGA